Proteins encoded within one genomic window of Lactococcus garvieae:
- the tadA gene encoding tRNA adenosine(34) deaminase TadA produces MEFSQEEKEYFMGQALIEAEKAAANEEVPIGVVIVHEGKIIARGFNRRELDARATHHAEICAIEAANEAVGNWRLLDCALFVTIEPCVMCAGAIGLARIPEVYFGATNPKFGATVSLYQILEDKRLNHRVSVEGGVLEEECANIMKDFFQNRRKKNKEKKEQN; encoded by the coding sequence ATGGAGTTTAGTCAGGAAGAAAAAGAGTACTTTATGGGTCAGGCCTTGATTGAGGCCGAAAAGGCAGCAGCAAATGAAGAAGTCCCTATTGGTGTAGTTATTGTCCATGAAGGTAAAATCATCGCACGGGGCTTCAATCGACGTGAGCTGGATGCACGTGCCACTCACCATGCCGAGATTTGTGCGATTGAAGCAGCAAATGAAGCTGTCGGTAATTGGCGTTTGCTTGACTGTGCTTTATTTGTCACGATTGAACCCTGTGTCATGTGTGCGGGAGCTATCGGCTTAGCTCGAATACCTGAGGTTTACTTTGGCGCAACCAACCCTAAGTTTGGGGCGACAGTGAGCTTGTACCAAATACTGGAAGATAAACGTCTCAATCATAGAGTCTCCGTTGAAGGAGGAGTTTTGGAAGAAGAATGTGCAAATATCATGAAAGATTTTTTCCAAAATCGAAGAAAAAAAAATAAAGAAAAAAAAGAACAGAACTAA
- a CDS encoding MBL fold metallo-hydrolase: MKLTALGVWGGYPTRDAGTTSYLLQSQDGFNLLLDAGSRAVTELEHELSPNDLDAIILSHYHEDHIADLGALRQYRQLQADKPDILPIYGHDENEYEFSKLTLENVSKGIAYDIEKGTSLGPFDIQFLKTVHPVTCYAMRIVERETGEVLVYTGDTGYFDALVEFSKDADILLADVYFFRDKANMPNHLSSVEAGKIAAQANVKRLILTHLPQVGDLEVLRDEAQEIAGDISVNLARPHERWTV, from the coding sequence ATGAAATTAACAGCACTTGGTGTCTGGGGAGGATATCCAACCCGCGATGCCGGAACAACATCGTATTTATTACAAAGTCAAGATGGCTTCAACCTTTTACTGGATGCAGGCTCACGTGCGGTAACTGAGCTTGAACATGAGCTTTCTCCTAATGATTTGGATGCCATCATTTTGAGCCACTATCATGAAGATCACATTGCTGACCTCGGGGCCTTACGTCAATACCGTCAACTGCAAGCAGATAAACCAGATATCTTACCCATCTATGGTCATGATGAGAATGAATATGAATTTTCAAAACTCACTTTGGAAAATGTCAGCAAGGGGATTGCATACGATATAGAAAAGGGCACTTCTCTTGGCCCCTTTGATATTCAGTTTTTGAAAACGGTCCACCCAGTCACTTGTTATGCGATGCGTATTGTAGAGCGAGAAACAGGTGAGGTTTTGGTTTATACTGGCGACACTGGATATTTTGACGCACTTGTAGAATTTTCAAAAGATGCGGATATCTTGCTTGCGGATGTTTACTTTTTCCGAGATAAAGCCAATATGCCTAATCACTTGTCCAGTGTGGAAGCAGGAAAGATTGCAGCTCAGGCAAATGTCAAACGGCTTATCTTAACTCACCTACCCCAAGTTGGTGATTTAGAAGTACTGCGTGATGAAGCGCAAGAAATTGCAGGAGATATTTCCGTAAACTTAGCTCGACCACATGAGAGATGGACGGTGTAA
- a CDS encoding YoaK family protein, protein MNTETREKLRVASLLAMNAGFMDAFSFFHFNGRFIGMQTGNMIQAAVYLAKGNFVRVADFMIPVLFFSCGVIFKNIYAYYLRKKHKPDTIYLLLLQWSGITIFTLLYATVLKLPVSIFVGFLSFFMAIQHDTFSKTRGLPYGSIMMTGNLKSTMVNLTNYTLTHERQYLQNFKVFASLVGAFFLGTILGTYSADIFGNWTLLVSSTFLIIVYFMLRFEREEKI, encoded by the coding sequence ATGAACACTGAAACGAGAGAAAAACTAAGAGTTGCTTCCCTCTTAGCTATGAATGCGGGATTTATGGATGCTTTTTCCTTTTTCCATTTTAATGGGCGTTTCATAGGTATGCAGACGGGGAACATGATACAAGCAGCTGTATATTTAGCCAAAGGTAACTTTGTACGTGTGGCGGATTTTATGATTCCGGTTCTCTTCTTTTCTTGTGGCGTGATATTTAAAAATATTTATGCCTATTATTTGAGAAAAAAACATAAACCAGATACCATTTATCTGCTTTTACTGCAGTGGTCTGGAATAACTATTTTCACACTGCTTTATGCGACAGTTTTGAAGTTGCCCGTTTCTATCTTTGTCGGCTTTCTATCCTTCTTTATGGCGATTCAGCACGACACGTTTAGTAAAACGAGAGGGCTTCCTTATGGGAGTATCATGATGACCGGTAATTTGAAGTCAACCATGGTTAATTTAACCAACTATACCTTGACCCATGAACGACAATATTTGCAGAACTTTAAAGTATTCGCGAGTTTGGTTGGAGCCTTCTTCTTAGGGACAATACTCGGAACTTATAGTGCAGATATCTTTGGAAACTGGACCTTGCTTGTGTCTAGCACCTTTTTAATTATTGTTTACTTTATGTTGAGATTTGAAAGAGAGGAAAAAATATGA
- a CDS encoding tyrosine-type recombinase/integrase, with amino-acid sequence MFYKKLASGKYRYFEKYFDENQGKWRQVTVTMYSKSRASQSEAKNRLNKKIEKSLSKSEKKNVLSVQEIYTEWRQLRNEEIKASTRNVEENAFKKFIRKFGNNNISEITSQKIQHFLLNSGLSGATRSLRKSYYKLFFEYAVGMGYIETNPISQVILPRSRATLEEIQRKQNKFLTTEEMKIVLNYISKYDIHDRKRLLFEFLFLTGLRIGEALALRWQNVDVENKLLDIHHTLNCHGYVPNDRQLLSPKTIYSYRTISINDRCVEILKYFHKTMSDDEFLFLSNRGKIFNTNHLTYVFKKMCRECLGEETENRKYNLHMLRHSHITLLVEMNVPIKLIMERVGHSDEKMILQVYSHVTKNMKENLDEKLNNLSV; translated from the coding sequence ATGTTTTATAAAAAATTAGCAAGCGGAAAATATCGATATTTTGAGAAATATTTTGATGAAAATCAAGGAAAGTGGCGACAAGTCACGGTAACTATGTACTCAAAAAGTCGTGCTTCACAATCTGAAGCTAAAAATAGATTGAATAAAAAAATAGAAAAAAGTTTATCAAAAAGCGAAAAAAAGAATGTACTATCTGTTCAAGAAATATATACAGAATGGCGACAGTTAAGAAATGAAGAGATAAAGGCTTCCACTCGTAATGTCGAGGAGAATGCTTTTAAAAAGTTTATAAGAAAATTTGGCAATAATAATATTTCGGAGATTACTTCACAGAAAATACAGCATTTTCTTTTAAACTCAGGGCTTTCAGGGGCAACAAGATCCTTACGTAAATCTTACTATAAACTATTTTTTGAGTATGCTGTAGGGATGGGGTATATAGAAACCAATCCTATAAGTCAAGTTATTTTACCTAGAAGTAGGGCTACACTGGAGGAGATTCAAAGAAAGCAAAATAAATTTTTGACTACAGAAGAAATGAAGATAGTCCTTAATTATATTTCTAAATATGATATACATGATAGAAAAAGATTGTTATTTGAATTTTTGTTTTTAACTGGATTGCGCATAGGCGAAGCTCTTGCATTGAGATGGCAAAATGTAGATGTAGAAAATAAATTATTAGATATCCATCATACATTAAATTGCCATGGTTACGTGCCTAATGATCGTCAACTATTATCTCCTAAGACAATTTACTCTTATCGTACAATTTCAATAAATGACAGATGTGTTGAAATATTAAAGTATTTCCATAAGACAATGTCAGATGATGAATTTCTTTTTTTAAGCAATAGAGGGAAAATTTTTAACACAAATCACCTAACTTATGTGTTTAAAAAAATGTGTCGAGAATGTTTAGGAGAAGAAACTGAAAATCGTAAATATAACTTACATATGTTAAGACATTCTCATATCACTTTGTTGGTTGAAATGAATGTACCTATTAAACTTATTATGGAGAGAGTAGGACATTCTGACGAGAAAATGATTTTACAAGTCTATAGCCATGTGACTAAAAATATGAAAGAAAATTTAGACGAGAAGTTAAATAATTTGTCTGTATAA
- a CDS encoding antirestriction protein ArdA has translation METPKIYIVNLSSYNNGNTRGKWYELPVDMGRVERELQLDPEHGEEYAIHDFENFYGFSVGEYSSISELNDYAEKLEEISDLDHIKEFLEIYSIDDIISCKDDLEFVEAEDDEDLAAELVAQMGGVETLSQATLEQYFNYAAYGRDLAISDYSQTSHGYVRNI, from the coding sequence ATGGAAACACCAAAAATATATATTGTAAACTTAAGTAGCTACAATAATGGTAATACAAGGGGCAAGTGGTACGAACTGCCAGTTGATATGGGAAGAGTTGAACGAGAATTGCAGCTTGATCCAGAGCATGGGGAAGAATATGCAATTCATGATTTCGAAAATTTTTATGGATTTTCAGTAGGCGAATACTCTTCTATTAGTGAACTTAATGATTATGCGGAAAAACTAGAAGAAATCTCCGATTTAGACCATATCAAAGAATTTCTGGAAATATATTCAATAGATGATATTATTTCTTGTAAAGATGACTTGGAATTTGTAGAAGCTGAAGATGATGAAGATTTAGCTGCAGAATTGGTTGCACAAATGGGAGGAGTAGAAACTCTAAGCCAAGCAACTTTAGAACAGTATTTCAACTATGCAGCTTATGGTCGTGACTTAGCAATAAGTGATTATTCTCAAACATCACATGGCTATGTACGTAACATTTAA
- a CDS encoding EF0163 family protein, which yields MKKVNLLIFGVSSLLLLSACGNNEIVKPDKVEVSSSQQIKKSSSDEKMESNKPSKSTSTSEDKFEAAKAKDVVGEFLGSYYNYDSENKRNELTKAFCTSEVQKKLHLVKVDKEIKMESSIISSDIYEGEEGQYLALITYSLNGNQVTPQVLKINVEQKNNHYLISSVDFPLMN from the coding sequence GTGAAAAAAGTAAATTTATTAATATTTGGAGTTTCCTCATTATTGTTACTTTCAGCTTGTGGCAATAATGAAATTGTTAAGCCAGATAAAGTAGAAGTTTCATCTTCGCAACAAATAAAAAAATCATCTTCAGATGAAAAGATGGAATCGAATAAACCTTCTAAAAGTACATCAACTTCTGAAGATAAATTTGAAGCAGCAAAAGCAAAAGATGTAGTCGGAGAATTTCTTGGCAGTTATTACAATTATGATTCAGAAAACAAGCGTAATGAATTGACGAAAGCTTTTTGTACTTCAGAGGTTCAGAAGAAGCTGCACTTAGTCAAAGTGGATAAAGAAATAAAAATGGAATCATCCATTATTTCTTCAGATATTTATGAAGGAGAAGAAGGACAATACTTGGCTTTGATTACCTATTCGCTTAATGGCAATCAGGTGACACCACAGGTATTAAAAATAAATGTGGAGCAAAAAAACAATCATTATTTAATCTCTAGTGTTGATTTTCCATTAATGAATTGA
- a CDS encoding phage tail tip lysozyme, protein MKKIGLLIAGVLTSAFIFFGLILVLFSSMLSIGSQEDTPDISGNGTPPVTGQALEVATKTYQHLMKEHKFTSAGASGALAVGQRESIFDPQAINPAGGVAGLFQWSGWGSFINGDRIHSEGSIQGMDLSTLTLDNEFKLMDKELNGSYSKVKTLLSKSKDPVQAAKDWSLYYEGVSLSDGQTNLEMISQLANQWYAYFNGSASSGGDIKLLNDVLGQKVGTGQCYALSDYYVNSISGFHLQGLCAFNIGSDNFSAFTSHGWKVIMKPKASELVAGAVVNWGFGPVAGSASENPYGHTGVISTVKGNSFTTYEQNVGGVQIVQKMDRTWDDSITNIAIPPQGDKK, encoded by the coding sequence ATGAAGAAAATAGGGTTACTTATTGCAGGAGTTCTTACTTCTGCATTTATTTTCTTTGGATTGATACTGGTATTGTTTAGTTCAATGTTAAGTATTGGAAGTCAAGAAGATACACCAGATATTTCAGGAAATGGTACACCACCAGTCACAGGTCAAGCCCTTGAAGTGGCGACAAAAACGTATCAGCACTTGATGAAAGAACACAAGTTTACTTCGGCAGGTGCTTCAGGGGCGCTTGCGGTAGGTCAGCGTGAAAGTATTTTTGACCCACAAGCTATCAATCCTGCGGGAGGTGTTGCAGGACTTTTCCAATGGTCTGGATGGGGGAGTTTTATTAATGGCGACCGAATTCATTCAGAAGGTTCGATTCAAGGCATGGACTTGTCTACTCTGACACTTGATAATGAGTTTAAACTAATGGATAAAGAGTTAAATGGTTCTTATTCAAAAGTAAAAACATTATTAAGCAAATCCAAAGACCCTGTACAGGCAGCCAAAGATTGGTCGCTTTACTATGAAGGTGTTAGCCTATCAGATGGGCAAACAAATTTGGAGATGATTTCTCAGTTAGCGAATCAATGGTACGCCTACTTTAACGGTTCAGCTTCTTCAGGAGGAGATATAAAGCTCCTTAACGATGTACTTGGTCAAAAGGTAGGTACAGGACAATGTTATGCTTTATCGGATTACTATGTGAATAGTATTAGCGGTTTTCATCTTCAAGGGTTGTGTGCCTTTAATATTGGTTCAGACAATTTTAGTGCATTTACTTCTCACGGTTGGAAGGTCATTATGAAACCAAAAGCGAGTGAACTTGTAGCAGGTGCGGTTGTCAATTGGGGTTTTGGACCAGTCGCAGGTTCGGCAAGTGAGAATCCTTACGGTCATACTGGTGTCATCAGTACAGTAAAAGGAAATAGTTTTACCACCTATGAGCAAAATGTAGGGGGTGTACAAATTGTTCAGAAAATGGATAGAACATGGGATGACAGTATTACAAACATTGCCATACCACCACAAGGAGATAAAAAGTGA
- a CDS encoding ATP-binding protein, translating to MKLSYPIEQYKENLVLTKEREVMAFYTIPYFSSSPINFKKKKETKETIEKAVRKLIPNAYFELSLVSRDFLLEEKMSDLAKTFVSENKKSGEVYLKEITERYTKEMEIPYKYFWLLGVYISKEMKDMSFKELVKNAITKQTAALMNAFGRYVQVGEDWAENWYHAEMELRQTLSPLKPVPLSDDQTYYYQKLQFLPYIPHLYMDVLESRTINNITDTMIYANNMGELQFVSPYGTSYLTILPIGKSNGLLSNNHIGEVVQSFNFPIGLKIKAHFPDMKSSFGYKSKMSQSLVRSKTIMRETANTGNVMHDRIIIGRKGLNDMAKKVQAKEPIIEYGAFLFIAASSREQLRSRVKTAISAFENKFVLERARMDQAYLFQSLLYGAKLDRTTRFWYHSSDSAGFSQHLPFTTTKSGSDSGFPLGRVDTNYHKWEDLNQAIHASRNIVLYNPMLANKEGIAGKVTKNLLTTITGMTGSGKTILAQNQFLQNVHSKIKTLYIDPKHNIRAQWLSVSQNPVWRKKNPELAAVIDSINFVTLDYQKPENEGVLDPIVFLNPEDALTVAKTMLKYLGEGTWKKEETTAISKAVKAVVKRKIEGETVGFMHVIDILRDSKNEAVQAAGEYLFEAVEGSILSLAFSYGNVEGISFEEHATLLEIADLELPESDSDDELSEEERNSVALMMALGTFCKRFGSMNDQEETVEFMDEVWVIMTSKEGKRIIKSMKRVGRSQNNKLVLISQSVNDVKDSNDTTGAGERFCFYEDGEEEQILRTLKLEVNETNIQWIRNMNQGQCVYLDVFGNINRISIEIPEAWLELFAPNNDSEQSQLEKQYQKR from the coding sequence ATGAAACTTAGTTACCCAATTGAACAATATAAGGAGAATTTAGTATTAACCAAAGAAAGAGAAGTGATGGCTTTTTACACGATCCCTTACTTTTCTTCTTCTCCGATTAATTTCAAGAAAAAGAAAGAAACAAAGGAAACAATAGAAAAAGCGGTAAGAAAACTTATACCGAACGCCTATTTTGAACTTTCTTTAGTATCACGTGATTTTCTTTTGGAAGAAAAAATGTCAGACCTTGCAAAAACTTTTGTATCTGAAAATAAAAAATCTGGAGAAGTTTATCTTAAAGAAATAACGGAACGTTATACAAAAGAGATGGAAATCCCTTATAAGTATTTTTGGTTGCTAGGGGTCTATATCTCTAAAGAAATGAAAGATATGTCTTTCAAAGAACTTGTGAAAAATGCAATCACAAAACAAACTGCAGCGTTGATGAACGCTTTTGGACGATACGTTCAGGTGGGAGAAGATTGGGCAGAAAATTGGTATCATGCAGAAATGGAATTGAGACAAACTCTTTCACCATTGAAACCTGTACCTTTATCTGATGACCAAACCTACTATTATCAAAAGCTGCAGTTCCTGCCTTACATTCCACATTTGTATATGGATGTTTTAGAATCACGTACTATTAACAATATTACAGATACCATGATTTATGCGAATAATATGGGAGAGTTACAGTTTGTAAGTCCTTATGGTACAAGCTATCTCACTATATTACCTATTGGAAAGTCCAATGGACTTTTGAGCAATAATCATATTGGTGAAGTTGTGCAGTCTTTCAACTTCCCTATTGGCTTAAAAATAAAAGCTCATTTTCCTGATATGAAAAGCTCATTCGGTTATAAATCTAAAATGAGCCAAAGTTTAGTGCGTTCCAAAACGATTATGCGTGAGACTGCAAATACAGGAAACGTTATGCACGACCGTATTATTATTGGGCGTAAAGGTTTAAACGATATGGCAAAAAAAGTTCAAGCGAAAGAGCCTATTATTGAATATGGCGCTTTTTTATTTATCGCAGCTTCAAGCCGTGAACAATTAAGAAGTCGTGTAAAAACAGCCATCAGTGCGTTTGAAAATAAATTTGTATTGGAACGAGCACGTATGGATCAAGCTTATCTTTTCCAATCGTTACTTTATGGTGCAAAATTAGACCGCACGACACGTTTTTGGTATCACTCTTCAGATTCTGCAGGTTTTTCTCAACACTTGCCTTTTACGACAACAAAAAGTGGGTCGGATTCAGGTTTTCCTTTAGGACGAGTAGATACAAATTATCACAAGTGGGAAGATTTAAACCAAGCTATTCATGCTTCAAGAAATATTGTCCTCTATAACCCTATGCTTGCCAATAAAGAGGGGATTGCAGGAAAGGTGACTAAAAATCTTTTAACGACAATCACAGGTATGACAGGTTCTGGGAAGACAATTCTTGCACAAAATCAATTCTTACAAAATGTACACTCTAAAATTAAGACACTTTATATTGACCCTAAGCACAACATCAGGGCACAATGGCTGAGTGTATCGCAAAATCCAGTATGGCGTAAGAAAAATCCGGAACTGGCAGCGGTAATTGATAGTATTAACTTTGTAACACTTGATTATCAAAAACCAGAAAATGAAGGTGTTCTTGACCCTATTGTGTTTTTGAATCCAGAAGATGCTTTGACAGTGGCTAAAACCATGCTTAAGTATTTAGGAGAGGGTACGTGGAAGAAAGAAGAAACAACAGCTATTTCTAAAGCTGTAAAGGCAGTTGTGAAACGTAAAATTGAAGGTGAAACAGTTGGCTTTATGCACGTGATTGATATTTTGAGAGATTCAAAAAATGAAGCTGTACAAGCTGCAGGGGAATATCTTTTTGAAGCAGTCGAAGGTTCTATTTTATCTTTAGCTTTTTCTTACGGTAATGTTGAAGGGATTTCTTTTGAAGAACATGCTACACTTTTAGAAATTGCGGACTTAGAACTTCCTGAATCAGATTCAGATGATGAACTTTCAGAAGAAGAACGTAATTCTGTTGCTTTGATGATGGCTTTAGGTACATTCTGTAAACGATTTGGTTCAATGAATGACCAAGAAGAAACGGTTGAATTTATGGATGAAGTTTGGGTAATTATGACTTCAAAAGAAGGAAAACGAATCATCAAGTCCATGAAACGTGTCGGTCGTTCCCAGAATAATAAGCTTGTTCTTATTTCACAGTCGGTCAATGATGTGAAAGATTCGAACGATACCACAGGTGCAGGTGAACGTTTTTGTTTCTATGAGGACGGAGAAGAAGAACAAATTTTACGTACCTTGAAATTAGAAGTTAATGAAACCAATATCCAATGGATTAGAAACATGAATCAAGGACAATGTGTGTATTTAGATGTCTTTGGGAACATCAACCGTATTTCAATTGAAATCCCTGAAGCGTGGTTAGAATTATTTGCACCTAACAATGATTCAGAACAATCTCAGTTAGAAAAACAATACCAAAAACGTTAG
- a CDS encoding conjugal transfer protein, with the protein MEKQHYDYAIGLETPYWIQEIRLRGKVYWTFQTPLSVPFLGVTALSVVAVFLFIHPLLPVLRYVPFVPVALCTILPWFIGKSYVEKEPDGKKMHYYIYGVFRFIKNFGFDKRCIYAEERREEVQEKIVFEKVML; encoded by the coding sequence ATGGAAAAACAACATTATGATTATGCGATAGGTTTAGAAACACCTTATTGGATTCAAGAAATCAGACTGCGAGGCAAAGTCTATTGGACTTTCCAAACACCCTTATCTGTGCCTTTTTTAGGGGTTACAGCTTTGAGCGTAGTTGCGGTTTTTCTTTTTATCCATCCGCTACTTCCAGTTCTTAGATACGTTCCTTTTGTACCTGTTGCTTTGTGTACAATATTACCTTGGTTTATAGGTAAATCTTATGTAGAAAAAGAGCCTGACGGTAAAAAAATGCATTACTATATTTATGGTGTGTTTCGCTTTATTAAAAATTTTGGTTTTGATAAACGTTGTATTTATGCTGAAGAACGGAGGGAAGAAGTGCAAGAAAAGATTGTATTTGAAAAAGTTATGCTTTAA